A single region of the Drosophila miranda strain MSH22 chromosome 2, D.miranda_PacBio2.1, whole genome shotgun sequence genome encodes:
- the LOC108154169 gene encoding C-terminal-binding protein isoform X8, producing the protein MDKNLMMPKRSRIDVKGTFANGPLQARPLVALLDGRDCSIEMPILKDVATVAFCDAQSTSEIHEKVLNEAVGALMWHTIILTKEDLEKFKALRIIVRIGSGTDNIDVKAAGELGIAVCNVPGYGVEEVADTTMCLILNLYRRTYWLANMVREGKKFTGPEQVREAAHGCARIRGDTLGLVGLGRIGSAVALRAKAFGFNVIFYDPYLPDGIDKSLGLTRVYTLQDLLFQSDCVSLHCTLNEHNHHLINEFTIKQMRPGAFLVNTARGGLVDDETLALALKQGRIRAAALDVHENEPYNVFQGALKDAPNLICTPHAAFFSDASATELREMAATEIRRAIVGNIPDVLRNCVNKEYFMRTPPTAAAGGVAAAVYPEGDNTAR; encoded by the exons ATGGACAAGAATCTGATGATGCCGAAGCGCTCGCGCATTGACGTTAAAGGCACCTTCGCCAACGGGCCACTGCAGGCGCGTCCGCTGGTGGCCCTGCTGGATGGCCGGGACTGTTCGATCGAGATGCCCATACTGAAGGATGTGGCCACGGTTGCCTTCTGCGATGCACAAAGCACCTCCGAAATACACGAGAAG GTGCTCAACGAGGCAGTCGGGGCACTGATGTGGCACACCATCATCTTGACAAAGGAGGATCTTGAGAAGTTCAAAGCTTTACGCATCATCGTGCGCATCGGCAGCGGCACAGACAACATCGATGTGAAGGCAGCGGGCGAACTGGGCATCGCCGTGTGCAACGTTCCCGGCTACGGTGTCGAGGAGGTGGCCGACACAACGATGTGCCTGATCCTGAACCTATACCGGCGCACATACTGGCTGGCGAATATGGTGCGCGAAGGCAAAAAGTTCACGGGCCCCGAGCAAGTGCGGGAGGCAGCGCAT GGCTGTGCCCGCATACGCGGCGATACCTTAGGCCTAGTCGGACTGGGTCGCATTGGCAGCGCCGTGGCCTTGAGAGCAAAAGCATTTGGCTTCAatgtcatcttctacgatccCTACCTACCCGACGGCATTGATAAGTCACTGGGCCTCACACGCGTCTACACGCTGCAGGATCTGCTATTCCAGTCCGACTGCGTCTCACTGCATTGCACGCTCAACGAGCACAATCACCATTTAATCAATGAATTCACAATTAAACAG ATGCGACCTGGTGCATTTCTGGTGAACACCGCCCGCGGCGGTCTGGTCGATGACGAGACATTGGCGTTGGCGCTGAAACAGGGCCGGATAAGAGCTGCCGCATTGGATGTGCACGAAAACGAACCTTACAATGTATTTCAA GGCGCCCTCAAGGATGCCCCCAATCTGATTTGCACACCGCACGCCGCCTTCTTCAGCGACGCGTCCGCCACGGAGCTGCGCGAAATGGCAGCCACTGAGATCCGGCGAGCAATCGTCGGCAATATTCCAGACGTGCTGAGGAATTGTGTCAACAAGGAGTACTTCATGCGCACGCCGCCCACCGCTGCGGCCGGTGGCGTTGCGGCGGCTGTTTATCCCGAAG GAGACAACACGGCGCGTTAG
- the LOC108154169 gene encoding C-terminal-binding protein isoform X9: protein MDKNLMMPKRSRIDVKGTFANGPLQARPLVALLDGRDCSIEMPILKDVATVAFCDAQSTSEIHEKVLNEAVGALMWHTIILTKEDLEKFKALRIIVRIGSGTDNIDVKAAGELGIAVCNVPGYGVEEVADTTMCLILNLYRRTYWLANMVREGKKFTGPEQVREAAHGCARIRGDTLGLVGLGRIGSAVALRAKAFGFNVIFYDPYLPDGIDKSLGLTRVYTLQDLLFQSDCVSLHCTLNEHNHHLINEFTIKQMRPGAFLVNTARGGLVDDETLALALKQGRIRAAALDVHENEPYNGALKDAPNLICTPHAAFFSDASATELREMAATEIRRAIVGNIPDVLRNCVNKEYFMRTPPTAAAGGVAAAVYPEAPECARP from the exons ATGGACAAGAATCTGATGATGCCGAAGCGCTCGCGCATTGACGTTAAAGGCACCTTCGCCAACGGGCCACTGCAGGCGCGTCCGCTGGTGGCCCTGCTGGATGGCCGGGACTGTTCGATCGAGATGCCCATACTGAAGGATGTGGCCACGGTTGCCTTCTGCGATGCACAAAGCACCTCCGAAATACACGAGAAG GTGCTCAACGAGGCAGTCGGGGCACTGATGTGGCACACCATCATCTTGACAAAGGAGGATCTTGAGAAGTTCAAAGCTTTACGCATCATCGTGCGCATCGGCAGCGGCACAGACAACATCGATGTGAAGGCAGCGGGCGAACTGGGCATCGCCGTGTGCAACGTTCCCGGCTACGGTGTCGAGGAGGTGGCCGACACAACGATGTGCCTGATCCTGAACCTATACCGGCGCACATACTGGCTGGCGAATATGGTGCGCGAAGGCAAAAAGTTCACGGGCCCCGAGCAAGTGCGGGAGGCAGCGCAT GGCTGTGCCCGCATACGCGGCGATACCTTAGGCCTAGTCGGACTGGGTCGCATTGGCAGCGCCGTGGCCTTGAGAGCAAAAGCATTTGGCTTCAatgtcatcttctacgatccCTACCTACCCGACGGCATTGATAAGTCACTGGGCCTCACACGCGTCTACACGCTGCAGGATCTGCTATTCCAGTCCGACTGCGTCTCACTGCATTGCACGCTCAACGAGCACAATCACCATTTAATCAATGAATTCACAATTAAACAG ATGCGACCTGGTGCATTTCTGGTGAACACCGCCCGCGGCGGTCTGGTCGATGACGAGACATTGGCGTTGGCGCTGAAACAGGGCCGGATAAGAGCTGCCGCATTGGATGTGCACGAAAACGAACCTTACAAT GGCGCCCTCAAGGATGCCCCCAATCTGATTTGCACACCGCACGCCGCCTTCTTCAGCGACGCGTCCGCCACGGAGCTGCGCGAAATGGCAGCCACTGAGATCCGGCGAGCAATCGTCGGCAATATTCCAGACGTGCTGAGGAATTGTGTCAACAAGGAGTACTTCATGCGCACGCCGCCCACCGCTGCGGCCGGTGGCGTTGCGGCGGCTGTTTATCCCGAAG CCCCTGAGTGCGCCCGACCCTAG